A genomic stretch from Telmatocola sphagniphila includes:
- a CDS encoding thiamine phosphate synthase gives MLNNMTPAVSRALDYARSQSSRFSSRDLLVGLLEEEGLVWEIFEKSGYQPGAVKETLRQQADAEFLRGYDLLQGAGKPFASEGYMDLTSNMLLFDLIEADEELKKILQETVGNFQDLVKSIAPPEMKAIEAEHHLELVDTPDHQAAWRVIDANANRVRESFRVLDDYSRFVLNDPHLTQTAKSLRHDFAKIVEQFPAGLVSSRDTDYDVGTQIQAAGEYRRNSTAEIAMVNCKRLQESLRSLEEYLKIESSALGQDCEQLRYQCYTLEKMLAVRQVSPQKLFDARLYVLLTGSECESSLEWTIKEAAEGGATMFQLREKNLEDRILLERARAVRRWTRETQTLFIVNDRPDIARLVEADGVHLGQDDMPLTEARKLLGIQSIIGVSTHDIVQVRQAIRDGANYIGVGPTFPSTTKAFDAFPGLDFVKAVAAETTLPFFVIGGVDANNTCEVVKAGGKRVAVSSALAKAKDPRLAALKLVRLLGGES, from the coding sequence ATGCTCAACAATATGACGCCGGCGGTAAGCCGGGCATTAGATTACGCCCGATCGCAATCATCCCGATTCTCTTCTCGAGATTTACTGGTGGGTTTACTCGAAGAAGAAGGGCTGGTCTGGGAAATATTTGAAAAGAGCGGCTACCAGCCCGGGGCAGTAAAAGAAACGCTGCGGCAACAGGCCGATGCCGAGTTTTTGAGAGGATACGATCTGCTCCAGGGAGCGGGGAAGCCATTCGCTTCCGAGGGGTATATGGATTTGACCTCGAACATGCTGCTCTTCGACCTGATCGAAGCGGATGAAGAACTGAAGAAAATTCTTCAAGAAACTGTAGGAAATTTTCAGGATTTAGTGAAGTCGATCGCTCCGCCCGAAATGAAGGCCATCGAGGCGGAACATCACCTGGAACTTGTCGATACGCCTGATCATCAGGCCGCCTGGCGTGTGATCGATGCGAACGCGAACCGGGTGCGGGAGAGCTTTCGCGTGTTGGATGATTACAGCCGGTTCGTTCTGAACGATCCGCACCTGACTCAGACCGCCAAATCTTTAAGGCACGATTTCGCAAAAATCGTGGAGCAGTTCCCGGCCGGCCTCGTTTCCTCGCGAGATACCGACTACGATGTTGGTACGCAGATCCAGGCGGCGGGCGAGTATCGGCGCAATTCCACGGCGGAGATCGCGATGGTGAACTGCAAACGATTGCAGGAATCGCTGCGAAGTTTGGAGGAGTATCTCAAAATCGAATCATCGGCTTTGGGCCAAGACTGCGAACAGCTACGCTACCAGTGCTACACTCTCGAGAAGATGCTGGCCGTCCGACAGGTTTCTCCTCAGAAATTATTCGACGCCCGACTCTACGTTTTGCTGACTGGCTCCGAGTGCGAATCCTCTCTCGAATGGACCATCAAGGAAGCGGCCGAAGGGGGAGCGACCATGTTCCAACTTCGCGAAAAAAATTTGGAGGATCGAATACTCCTGGAACGGGCCCGCGCAGTCCGACGTTGGACGCGCGAAACCCAGACCCTGTTCATCGTGAATGACCGCCCGGATATTGCTCGGCTTGTGGAAGCCGACGGCGTTCATCTCGGACAGGACGATATGCCGCTTACCGAAGCGCGAAAATTGCTGGGGATTCAGTCGATTATCGGTGTGAGTACGCACGATATCGTACAGGTTCGCCAGGCGATCCGGGATGGAGCCAACTATATCGGAGTGGGTCCCACATTTCCATCGACCACAAAGGCCTTCGATGCCTTCCCTGGATTGGACTTCGTGAAGGCCGTGGCGGCCGAAACCACCCTGCCGTTCTTTGTAATTGGGGGAGTCGATGCGAATAATACATGTGAGGTGGTAAAAGCTGGGGGAAAGCGTGTGGCGGTCAGTTCCGCCCTGGCCAAGGCAAAAGATCCGCGATTGGCTGCATTGAAACTGGTCCGCTTACTTGGTGGGGAATCGTGA
- a CDS encoding TolC family protein produces MTMGICKWGFKSLFAALALSGALGTSAAFADDVFKKTSKKQEPAPVAQVAPAVQKYTLGQCLAIGMERAPSLKAARAALNAAQWGRKGLDDVGRLGSLLTPDLEIRKQQSCTGLEAIQAEIQAAEQEITYSVVRTYYMVIYAREQYKLTKELAIQLDVYLAQVQAIVNSKDGGNKDINKNTEDRLVIARSEAIIKRNQAEAGILQAFAALREAMGIGPNEPLEIADEKLPEIKAEITRETVLSHATSRRSEIKLAEVGLEVTKLEVLAQSSGHFRRKVPTFAQGSDIHSIPIPTGSKEANYRPEALAPRMPAQLVGTKESRTAQAAAYSEYAAALLEKTKGLLTLEAENAFQKYREATSNVAETKVASKTGISMIERLRKAQGNKLDESLILTGEASSTLANARFNEALIEQIVALANLERITAGGIRVNYPGR; encoded by the coding sequence ATGACCATGGGAATTTGTAAGTGGGGATTCAAATCGTTATTCGCAGCACTGGCTTTGTCTGGCGCATTGGGTACATCCGCCGCCTTCGCGGATGACGTCTTCAAGAAGACTTCCAAAAAGCAGGAACCCGCACCGGTAGCTCAGGTCGCACCGGCTGTGCAGAAGTATACGCTGGGCCAATGCCTGGCTATCGGCATGGAACGTGCACCTTCATTGAAAGCGGCCCGGGCGGCTTTGAATGCCGCGCAGTGGGGGCGAAAAGGGTTGGACGATGTCGGGCGACTGGGTTCACTCCTAACACCGGATCTCGAGATTCGTAAGCAGCAGTCCTGTACGGGGTTAGAAGCCATTCAGGCCGAAATTCAGGCAGCCGAGCAGGAGATTACTTACTCGGTAGTTCGAACCTACTACATGGTGATTTATGCCCGCGAGCAATACAAGCTCACGAAGGAACTGGCCATCCAACTGGATGTCTATCTCGCCCAGGTTCAGGCCATCGTCAACAGCAAGGACGGCGGCAACAAGGACATTAACAAGAATACGGAAGATCGACTGGTGATCGCACGCAGCGAAGCCATCATCAAACGGAATCAGGCGGAAGCTGGGATTCTTCAAGCTTTCGCCGCTTTGCGGGAAGCCATGGGAATTGGTCCGAACGAACCTCTGGAAATCGCCGACGAGAAGCTGCCGGAAATTAAGGCGGAGATCACTCGCGAGACGGTTCTGAGCCATGCCACCAGCCGCCGTTCGGAGATCAAGCTGGCGGAAGTGGGTCTGGAAGTTACCAAACTCGAAGTGTTGGCGCAGTCGTCGGGGCACTTCCGTCGGAAAGTTCCGACCTTTGCCCAGGGGAGCGATATTCATTCGATTCCGATCCCCACGGGCAGTAAGGAAGCGAATTATCGTCCGGAAGCTCTGGCTCCTCGTATGCCGGCCCAGTTGGTTGGAACCAAAGAGTCCCGAACCGCGCAGGCCGCCGCTTATAGCGAGTACGCCGCCGCTCTTTTGGAGAAGACCAAGGGACTGCTAACCTTGGAAGCGGAAAACGCCTTCCAGAAATATCGGGAAGCGACCTCCAACGTTGCCGAAACGAAAGTGGCTTCAAAAACCGGGATTTCAATGATCGAACGCCTTCGTAAGGCCCAGGGGAACAAACTGGATGAGAGTCTCATTCTGACGGGGGAAGCGTCCTCCACCCTGGCCAATGCTCGATTCAATGAAGCCCTCATCGAGCAGATCGTTGCTCTGGCAAACTTGGAAAGAATCACTGCGGGCGGAATTCGTGTGAATTATCCGGGTCGATAA
- a CDS encoding phosphate/phosphite/phosphonate ABC transporter substrate-binding protein, with amino-acid sequence MIVRLLLRSACLLLAGTGFTLPVSAQETPIKPNVPIVPASLKKNDVRIAFPESIFRNVPSSLLKFTSTPFNKIVYDTTGMNSLVTHDRDWASVAEKLEKGDYEVAVFLGHEFAWAKEKYPDFEPMVCSAPLHKTQQAFFIVKYDNEAKSIADLKDSKIALPHGFVDHSLLYFQSQVRKCLGDDCKLNGVYCPETIEDALNDVINGKASMALTDSASWEYFQNNQPGRASNLKVMCSSEVFPAACIAYRKGKLNPNTVDQMTNGLIGASKNANALALLRMIKLQGFEPISKTYNDELKKIAQLYPSDHPVDVKKLK; translated from the coding sequence ATGATCGTACGGCTCTTACTTCGAAGTGCTTGCCTTTTGCTGGCAGGCACGGGATTTACTCTCCCGGTCTCCGCTCAAGAAACTCCCATCAAGCCGAACGTTCCTATCGTTCCGGCTTCCTTAAAGAAAAATGATGTTCGTATCGCATTTCCGGAAAGCATCTTCCGCAATGTTCCCAGTAGCCTGCTGAAGTTCACTTCTACCCCGTTTAACAAGATCGTTTACGATACGACGGGCATGAATAGCCTGGTGACGCACGATCGCGATTGGGCTTCGGTGGCGGAAAAGCTGGAGAAGGGGGATTATGAAGTCGCCGTGTTCCTCGGGCATGAATTTGCCTGGGCCAAGGAAAAATATCCCGATTTCGAACCGATGGTCTGCTCGGCACCGCTGCACAAAACACAACAGGCTTTCTTCATTGTCAAGTACGACAACGAAGCCAAGAGTATTGCCGATTTGAAGGATAGCAAGATTGCATTGCCACATGGCTTCGTCGATCATTCTTTGCTCTATTTCCAGTCGCAAGTCCGAAAATGCCTCGGCGACGACTGTAAGCTGAATGGGGTATACTGTCCGGAAACCATCGAAGACGCTCTGAACGATGTGATCAACGGCAAAGCCTCCATGGCTTTGACCGATTCGGCCAGCTGGGAATATTTCCAGAATAATCAGCCGGGCCGGGCTTCGAACCTAAAAGTGATGTGTTCTTCCGAAGTTTTCCCGGCGGCTTGCATCGCCTACCGTAAAGGAAAATTGAACCCCAACACGGTCGATCAGATGACCAATGGGTTGATTGGTGCCTCGAAAAATGCCAATGCACTTGCTCTGCTTCGGATGATCAAGCTGCAAGGATTTGAGCCGATCAGCAAAACCTATAACGACGAGTTGAAGAAGATTGCTCAACTTTATCCGTCCGATCATCCGGTTGATGTGAAAAAGTTGAAGTAG